One Saccharospirillaceae bacterium DNA segment encodes these proteins:
- a CDS encoding LysR family transcriptional regulator ArgP, whose amino-acid sequence MIDYRALEALAAVIEHAGFERAARVLNISQSAVSQRIRQLEFKLGQPVLLRTSPPRLTDLGQRLSNHLQQVKQLEQGVLFQDEEAEELNIRLAVNADSIDTWLAPALSACESSKRMNFDLVIEDQRVGLQRMKNGEVMACICESAKPVNGGMAQRLGTLRYLALASPDFVSRYRSHSSSHQWLQQAPCLLFSGDDQLQHQFLNKLKLAAPSRFQRVPSSRGFVEMARAGLGFGMMPEIQVRDYLQSGELINVAPKTVIDVPLYWHYWQTESEYMAQLRHAVAAQAAHTLIQK is encoded by the coding sequence ATGATTGATTATCGTGCATTGGAAGCCTTGGCGGCGGTGATAGAGCATGCTGGTTTTGAACGCGCCGCGCGTGTACTGAATATCTCGCAATCAGCGGTTAGTCAGCGCATTCGCCAGCTGGAGTTTAAATTAGGTCAGCCGGTGTTATTGCGCACTTCGCCGCCGCGACTGACGGACCTGGGACAGCGTTTGAGTAATCATCTGCAACAGGTTAAGCAGCTTGAGCAGGGTGTGTTATTTCAGGATGAAGAGGCGGAGGAGCTGAATATCCGTTTGGCTGTGAACGCGGATTCGATTGATACCTGGCTGGCACCGGCACTGTCAGCGTGTGAGTCGAGCAAGCGCATGAACTTTGATCTGGTGATTGAAGATCAGCGGGTAGGCCTGCAGCGCATGAAAAACGGCGAAGTAATGGCCTGTATCTGTGAAAGCGCGAAGCCAGTTAACGGCGGTATGGCGCAAAGGCTGGGTACGTTACGATACCTGGCGTTAGCCAGTCCGGACTTTGTAAGCCGTTATCGGAGTCATTCGAGCAGTCATCAGTGGTTGCAACAGGCACCGTGTTTGTTATTCAGTGGAGACGATCAGCTGCAGCACCAGTTTTTAAATAAGCTGAAGCTGGCCGCTCCCAGTCGTTTTCAGCGGGTACCTTCGAGTCGTGGCTTTGTCGAAATGGCCCGCGCGGGGCTGGGCTTTGGTATGATGCCGGAAATACAGGTGCGCGATTATCTGCAGTCGGGTGAGCTGATTAACGTGGCACCCAAAACCGTGATTGATGTGCCTTTGTACTGGCACTACTGGCAAACCGAAAGTGAATATATGGCGCAGCTACGTCATGCCGTTGCGGCGCAAGCGGCACACACACTAATTCAGAAATAA
- a CDS encoding LysE family transporter → MPAQIIEIVTTISTGLMVSFGLIVAIGAQNAWVLNKSLQGEHPWVITTVCFMLDAILITIGVYSISTIQKWMPPLIPAITLMGIALLVWLSAQAFYRAWQGGGSLVTEAGAKVGNPWRSVGQALAISLLNPHVYLDTIVLIGSVGAQQAYPGWFIVGAGSASAIWFYSLAVGAKYLRPKLSEPHHWQLLDALTGSCLLLVAVLLVQKL, encoded by the coding sequence GTGCCCGCTCAAATTATCGAAATTGTTACCACCATCAGTACCGGCTTAATGGTGAGTTTTGGTCTGATTGTAGCGATTGGTGCACAAAACGCCTGGGTGCTGAACAAAAGCCTGCAAGGTGAACACCCATGGGTGATTACCACGGTGTGTTTTATGTTAGACGCCATCCTCATTACAATTGGTGTTTACAGCATCAGCACCATCCAGAAGTGGATGCCACCGCTGATACCGGCCATTACTCTGATGGGCATTGCATTATTGGTATGGCTCAGTGCACAGGCGTTTTATCGCGCTTGGCAAGGTGGCGGTAGTCTGGTCACTGAAGCTGGTGCAAAGGTTGGTAATCCGTGGCGCAGTGTTGGTCAGGCGCTCGCAATCAGCCTGCTAAATCCCCACGTTTACCTCGATACCATTGTGTTAATTGGCAGTGTCGGCGCCCAACAAGCCTACCCGGGTTGGTTTATTGTGGGCGCGGGCAGTGCTTCTGCAATCTGGTTTTATAGCCTGGCAGTAGGGGCAAAATATTTGCGCCCAAAGCTGAGCGAACCCCATCACTGGCAGTTGCTCGATGCACTGACAGGCTCCTGCTTATTACTGGTGGCTGTTTTGTTAGTACAAAAACTCTAA
- a CDS encoding DUF6268 family outer membrane beta-barrel protein, protein MKLLSLVSATLAVAANNLLAEENYVPSTSAGSLAVTYFDEAAINNLDGPGDDPKATQLDTHLKLPLGTKGSIDNGLFLFQFTLREREFRIENADSNSKQRLYDIAFPVSYIIKNDNASRWIFNLTPGVKSSLEYFGTDDLSANAVAQYNSSNKGHGYNLGIVYTHSFGEGKFVPLANYQYNSGKTLKAIVGFPFSRLSYAPSRKQHYFAKLTPEGGSWHVYNNGKEDQTFDFQQKGIRFGLGAEFHVGGPVWLGGEAGVQFNQELELDNEQGVKDTLKLDDSSYIQLTAKLRFN, encoded by the coding sequence ATGAAACTTTTATCTCTGGTCAGCGCAACCTTGGCTGTTGCTGCCAACAACCTGTTGGCTGAAGAAAATTACGTGCCTTCCACCTCTGCGGGCTCCCTTGCTGTTACCTATTTTGATGAAGCAGCCATCAACAACCTTGACGGCCCGGGGGATGATCCGAAAGCCACTCAGTTGGATACCCATCTGAAACTGCCCTTAGGCACCAAGGGCAGTATTGATAACGGTTTGTTCCTGTTCCAATTCACTCTGCGTGAACGTGAATTCCGTATCGAGAACGCAGACAGCAATAGCAAACAGCGTCTGTATGATATTGCGTTTCCGGTCAGCTACATCATCAAAAATGATAATGCGTCACGCTGGATTTTTAACCTGACACCGGGGGTCAAATCGTCGCTGGAGTATTTCGGCACTGATGATTTATCCGCCAACGCTGTTGCTCAGTACAACAGCAGCAACAAAGGCCATGGCTACAACTTGGGGATCGTTTACACACACAGTTTTGGTGAAGGAAAATTTGTGCCGCTGGCCAATTATCAATACAACAGCGGAAAAACCTTAAAAGCCATCGTCGGCTTCCCTTTTTCGCGCTTGAGTTATGCGCCCAGCCGAAAGCAGCACTACTTTGCCAAACTGACACCAGAAGGTGGCAGCTGGCACGTGTACAACAACGGCAAAGAAGATCAAACGTTTGATTTTCAACAAAAAGGAATTCGCTTCGGCTTAGGTGCCGAATTCCACGTTGGTGGGCCGGTATGGTTGGGCGGTGAAGCCGGCGTTCAGTTTAATCAGGAACTGGAATTGGATAACGAGCAAGGCGTTAAAGATACCCTGAAGCTTGATGACAGTAGCTACATTCAACTTACTGCCAAGCTACGCTTTAACTAA
- a CDS encoding Bor family protein, whose protein sequence is MIKKLIAASAIVALAGCSTVTIHPKSAAKLSSNPTFEESQTFYLWGLVGENRINVSEICGSKGPLQMQTQQTFVDGLLGGITLGIYAPHTAKVWCK, encoded by the coding sequence ATGATCAAAAAATTGATTGCTGCATCTGCAATTGTCGCCTTAGCTGGCTGCTCTACTGTTACGATTCATCCCAAATCTGCAGCTAAGCTATCTTCTAATCCAACATTCGAAGAAAGCCAGACTTTCTACCTGTGGGGTCTTGTTGGAGAAAACCGCATCAACGTTTCTGAAATTTGTGGAAGTAAGGGTCCACTTCAAATGCAAACTCAACAAACGTTCGTTGATGGACTGTTGGGCGGAATTACTTTGGGGATTTATGCTCCTCATACAGCCAAAGTTTGGTGCAAATAA
- a CDS encoding Bor family protein: MKKVILATALLLMAGCSTIHFDRNPEPQATPFQTEEWHHNAILALVEVSDPVNLEDKCEGNKEWTSVKTELTFVNGLVSGLVNIFFPLWYPKTVEVSCK; encoded by the coding sequence ATGAAAAAAGTAATTTTAGCTACTGCCTTGCTGCTAATGGCTGGCTGTTCAACGATTCACTTCGATCGTAATCCAGAGCCACAAGCAACGCCTTTTCAGACTGAAGAATGGCATCATAATGCGATTCTGGCACTGGTTGAGGTTTCCGACCCCGTAAATCTGGAAGACAAGTGCGAAGGCAACAAAGAGTGGACCTCTGTAAAAACAGAACTGACCTTTGTAAACGGTCTGGTTAGCGGTTTAGTGAATATCTTCTTCCCACTGTGGTATCCGAAAACCGTAGAAGTTAGCTGTAAGTAA
- a CDS encoding class I SAM-dependent methyltransferase gives MKDSKKFWDDSAEKYVKSPIKDQATYQKKLDITREYLTPQSQVLEFGCGTGGTAVLHAPYVKQIVATDISGNMIAIAEQRAKDANVENIRFQQGTLDQLHNADGSFDMVLGLNVLHLLEDVDEAIDRVHQLLKTDGVFVSSTSLIGEVNIVFRWLISAMQRLGLAPYVSRFTRQQLIEKLRKSGFSIEREWQTSYESVFIVARKNGTI, from the coding sequence ATGAAAGATTCAAAAAAGTTCTGGGATGACAGTGCTGAGAAGTACGTTAAAAGCCCAATCAAGGACCAGGCGACCTACCAGAAGAAGTTAGACATTACACGCGAGTATTTAACACCACAAAGCCAGGTTTTGGAGTTTGGTTGCGGTACTGGTGGTACGGCTGTGCTTCATGCTCCTTATGTAAAACAGATTGTCGCGACCGATATCTCAGGCAATATGATTGCGATTGCTGAACAACGGGCTAAAGACGCGAATGTAGAAAATATCCGTTTTCAGCAGGGTACGTTAGATCAGCTTCACAACGCTGACGGCAGTTTTGATATGGTGCTGGGGCTGAATGTTTTACATCTTTTGGAAGATGTCGATGAGGCCATCGACCGGGTCCATCAGCTGTTAAAAACCGATGGCGTATTTGTTTCCAGCACTTCGTTAATTGGGGAAGTGAATATCGTGTTTCGTTGGTTAATCTCTGCTATGCAACGGCTGGGTCTGGCACCTTATGTCAGTCGTTTTACCCGACAGCAGTTAATTGAAAAATTGCGGAAATCAGGTTTCAGCATTGAACGCGAGTGGCAGACCAGTTACGAGTCTGTATTTATTGTAGCCAGGAAAAACGGCACGATTTGA
- a CDS encoding transglutaminase family protein, with product MNQYLASSIYIDWQAPEVLAKAKQLAANASNQEEIARCCFEFVRDEINHSWDYQQNPVTCKASDVLKHGTGYCYAKSHLLAALLRANNIPTALCYQRLTITDAPPFCIHGLNAVYLEKHGWYRIDARGNKEGVNAEFCPPIEKLAFAIANSGEADLPELWAEPMPEVVDLLTTYSTYQQVADNLPDVNEA from the coding sequence ATGAATCAATATCTCGCTTCCTCAATCTACATCGACTGGCAGGCTCCCGAAGTGCTTGCTAAAGCCAAGCAACTGGCAGCAAATGCTTCAAACCAGGAAGAAATCGCCCGCTGTTGTTTTGAGTTTGTTCGCGATGAAATTAACCACAGCTGGGATTATCAGCAAAATCCGGTTACCTGCAAAGCTTCCGATGTTCTGAAACACGGCACCGGATACTGTTATGCCAAGAGCCACTTGTTAGCGGCATTGCTGCGGGCGAACAATATTCCCACCGCGTTGTGTTATCAGCGCCTGACCATCACCGATGCACCACCTTTCTGTATTCACGGTTTAAACGCCGTTTATCTTGAGAAACACGGTTGGTATCGGATCGATGCCAGAGGTAACAAGGAAGGTGTGAATGCTGAGTTCTGCCCACCAATCGAAAAACTGGCTTTCGCTATCGCCAATTCAGGAGAGGCAGATCTCCCAGAGTTATGGGCAGAACCGATGCCGGAGGTTGTCGACCTGCTAACCACGTATTCAACGTACCAACAGGTGGCTGATAATTTACCGGATGTTAACGAGGCTTAA